Proteins co-encoded in one Pristiophorus japonicus isolate sPriJap1 unplaced genomic scaffold, sPriJap1.hap1 HAP1_SCAFFOLD_149, whole genome shotgun sequence genomic window:
- the LOC139242836 gene encoding gastrula zinc finger protein XlCGF8.2DB-like: MDMRLHTGERPFKCSDCEKSFKRKQHLLTHQRVHTRERPFTCSDCGKGFTVSSDLLTHQRVHTGQRPFKFSDYEKSFKSKEHLLRHQRLHTGDRPFTCSDCGKGFTLSYHLLTHQRVHAVERPFPCSECGKRFTCLSELLIHQRIHTGERPFTCSECGKGFTTSCNLLSHQRVHK; encoded by the exons ATGGACATG cgacttcacactggggagagaccttttaaatgttctgactgtgagaagagttttaaaagaaaACAGCAcctcctgacacaccagcgagttcacactagggagaggccgttcacctgctccgactgtgggaagggattcactgtgtcatccgacctgctgacacaccagcgagttcacactgggcagaggccTTTTAAATTTTCTGActatgagaagagttttaaaagcaaagagcatctgctgagacaccagcgacttcacactggggataggccgttcacctgctctgactgtgggaagggattcactctgtcataccacctgctgacacaccagcgagttcacgctgTGGAGAGACCATTCCcctgctctgaatgtggaaagagattcacttgCTTATccgaactactgatacaccagcgaattcacactggggagaggccgttcacctgctccgaatgtgggaagggattcacgaccTCATGCAACCTGCTgagccaccagcgagttcacaagtga